From the genome of Torulaspora globosa chromosome 2, complete sequence, one region includes:
- the RGD2 gene encoding GTPase-activating protein RGD2 (ancestral locus Anc_8.4) translates to MPNFADSFWSEDLASGLQVLFKELHNGCEECDMYIQLFASRMQFEVNYGRQLGEMRGDIDNLDSIKDKVGITSVRALLGMTEQMVQEGKQHLAIASNIESFVLQPFSRWCDDHRKRLEYSEKILMSNVSNYQKSKKYVSKLESDYFNRCRQLEDFKRSNFSEEELVNATASLKLQEKYESDVAREMDYQHFATVGGMEFDVKSMREALIVLLTKLPKTEYRVPLINYTLQNTNSGGEITKFLLENMSLKDVDQAENFGQDLLNLGFLSYCNGVGSNFVNSKKFQYQWKGYAYKFARIPQPFGEADVNIPQVDPKISHYLKDFTSKMSSASPKMPSIPTNTSMIGPTLSNAERELFRLTRDVEAADKKYRRECFKMDSLRCSVEELIVDHLSFMEKCEVDRLKAIKKAAFDFCGAIGNKISSLKISVDAMLENDDQIDPSADLLNLLFQYRTGVFQPRVITYNNYYNPGAFQNFGIDLETRCRLDKRVVPLIASVILSYMDQVYPDLPSDRLRTAVWTAPVKLSLSHQLRSLLNQRQFQTDAEVLEVIKNYNGEPSTVASVLKIYLLELPERLITNEIYDVLKVLYAEYSLTPKSNAEETTVEEVGEQQQTEAQTKEQAEVDQDRITGLATTLSTLPKPYIATLDAIVAHFHRLIKILKMGKDGEQLATQFTSAISQEFANCIIEVHMPDGNDLGYKIFYDLLSHRKKVFGELKRQGTKNKKVSSLVP, encoded by the coding sequence ATGCCCAATTTTGCCGATAGTTTTTGGTCGGAAGATCTGGCGTCAGGTCTGCAGGTTTTGTTCAAGGAATTGCACAACGGATGCGAAGAATGTGACATGTACATCCAGCTGTTTGCCTCCCGGATGCAATTTGAGGTGAACTATGGCCGGCAGTTGGGTGAAATGAGGGGGGATATCGATAATTTGGACAGCATCAAGGATAAGGTGGGGATAACCTCTGTGAGGGCGCTGCTGGGAATGACAGAACAGATGGTCCAAGAGGGCAAGCAGCATCTCGCGATTGCATCAAACATTGAATCGTTTGTATTGCAGCCGTTTAGCCGCTGGTGCGACGACCACAGGAAACGTTTGGAGTACTCAGAGAAGATCCTGATGAGCAATGTCAGTAATTATCaaaaatcgaagaaataCGTCTCGAAATTGGAAAGTGACTATTTCAACAGATGCAGGCAGCTGGAAGACTTCAAGAGGTCGAACTTCAGTGAGGAGGAGCTGGTTAACGCTACAGCGTCGCTGAAGCTGCAGGAGAAATACGAGAGTGACGTTGCCAGAGAAATGGACTATCAGCACTTCGCGACAGTGGGTGGGATGGAATTCGATGTCAAGAGTATGAGGGAGGCTTTGATCGTACTTTTGACGAAGTTGCCCAAAACTGAGTACAGGGTTCCTCTCATCAATTACACTCTACAAAACACTAACAGTGGTGGTGAGATAACAAAGTTCCTGTTAGAAAATATGTCTCTAAAAGATGTCGACCAAGCCGAGAACTTTGGGCAAgatttgctcaatctcGGGTTCCTGAGCTACTGCAACGGTGTGGGCAGCAACTTTGTGAATTCTAAGAAATTCCAGTATCAGTGGAAGGGTTATGCTTATAAATTTGCAAGGATACCACAGCCTTTTGGCGAAGCAGATGTGAACATCCCACAAGTGGATCCTAAAATTTCTCATTATCTCAAGGACTTCACTTCGAAAATGTCGTCTGCTTCGCCAAAAATGCCGTCGATACCAACCAACACATCGATGATTGGACCAACTTTATCGAATGCTGAGAGAGAATTGTTTAGACTGACAAGAGATGTTGAAGCTGCCGATAAGAAGTATCGTCGGGAGTGTTTCAAGATGGACTCTTTACGATGTTCCGTGGAAGAACTTATAGTAGACCACCTGTCGTTCATGGAAAAATGCGAGGTAGACAGACTGAAAGCAATTAAGAAAGCCGCATTCGACTTTTGTGGGGCCATTGGCAACAAAATATCTAGCTTGAAGATAAGCGTCGATGCTATGCTTGAAAATGATGATCAAATAGATCCTTCCGCTGATCTGCTAAACTTATTGTTCCAGTATCGAACAGGAGTATTTCAGCCCCGAGTCATCACGTACAACAACTACTATAACCCAGGCGCCttccaaaattttggtATAGACCTTGAAACACGCTGCCGATTGGATAAGAGAGTTGTACCGCTGATAGCAAGCGTGATCCTGTCCTATATGGACCAGGTATATCCGGATCTCCCTAGTGATAGACTGAGAACGGCAGTGTGGACAGCACCAGTTAAGCTAAGTCTTTCTCATCAATTAAGAAGTCTTCTAAACCAGCGGCAATTCCAAACCGATGCAGAGGTTTTGGAAGTCATCAAAAATTACAACGGCGAACCAAGTACCGTGGCCAGTGTTTTGAAAATATACCTCTTGGAGCTTCCTGAGCGATTGATAACTAATGAAATTTACGACGTTCTAAAAGTACTATATGCCGAGTACTCGCTCACTCCGAAGAGCAATGCAGAAGAAACTACGGTGGAGGAAGTCGGCGAGCAACAACAAACCGAAGCACAGACGAAAGAACAAGCTGAAGTCGACCAGGACCGGATAACCGGTCTTGCGACGACTCTGTCAACGCTTCCAAAGCCTTACATAGCGACCCTTGATGCCATCGTCGCTCATTTTCATAGATTGAtcaaaatcttgaaaatgGGAAAAGATGGAGAGCAATTGGCAACTCAGTTCACTTCTGCGATTTCGCAAGAGTTTGCAAATTGTATCATTGAAGTTCACATGCCTGATGGAAATGATTTGGGCTATAAGATTTTCTACGATTTACTGTCACACAGAAAGAAAGTCTTTGGTGAACTAAAGAGACAGGGCACCAAGAATAAGAAGGTAAGCTCTTTAGTGCCTTGA
- a CDS encoding SelT/SelW/SelH family protein (ancestral locus Anc_8.3) — MPYPKVSIRFCTRCKWNLRSAWYLQELLQTFGDSIGEISLIPGETGEFRVLGQLDESSEEFSIWDRKLEGGFPDSKFLKQRVRTLLFHDEVSVGKHIERAGQRGTLVSPEDCRACQDI; from the coding sequence ATGCCGTATCCTAAGGTCAGCATCCGGTTCTGTACTCGCTGCAAGTGGAACTTGCGAAGCGCCTGGTATCTGCAGGAGCTTCTCCAGACTTTCGGCGACAGCATTGGCGAGATATCTCTGATTCCCGGAGAAACTGGCGAGTTTCGGGTCTTAGGCCAGCTAGATGAGAGTAGCGAGGAGTTCAGCATTTGGGATCGCAAGCTTGAGGGTGGATTTCCCGATAGTAAGTTTTTGAAGCAGCGGGTCCGTACGCTTTTGTTTCACGATGAGGTGTCGGTTGGAAAGCATATCGAGCGAGCAGGCCAACGGGGGACGCTGGTGAGCCCGGAAGACTGCAGGGCGTGTCAGGACATCTAA
- a CDS encoding uncharacterized protein (ancestral locus Anc_8.2), producing MRISSAYAALAAVLAPFAAAHPTGHRESAPLNEALSLPDLVSLSGVPKGWIAGDSSTFEEGRILLTPRQGSKGSLWEEENYQLRDSFTLEWTFRSVNYEGRSEGGLAFWFLNPNGKSDLTDKTLYNGPAKFDGLQLLVDNNGPLSSTMRAQLNDGGDTFTTASIYDRTFASCLMGYQESSVPSTLRLTYDRSSDNLLKLQVNNKICFQTRKVRIPEGEYRIGVTADNADTPESFEILKMSIYDGPVEDSYIPNVNAMAQPRVLTKVIDKETGQEKLLEKEAYEIENDKVSNYELYKKLDRVEGKILANDINAIEHELAELHRTQEELLKYVTQLTQVLTSSTQKSQTVADEDRNNYGDFLSLNEKLEKMLLDQEKIREMTKHTSVGPHIDDIASKLAIWLFPLIAIMLVMAYYTFKIRQEIVKTKLL from the coding sequence ATGAGAATTTCTAGTGCATACGCAGCTTTGGCAGCTGTTCTGGCGCCATTTGCTGCTGCACATCCCACGGGCCATAGGGAATCTGCTCCATTGAACGAAGCTCTCTCGCTGCCCGATTTAGTGTCTCTATCCGGCGTTCCTAAAGGTTGGATTGCTGGGGATTCGTCTACGTTTGAGGAGGGAAGGATATTATTGACACCTAGGCAAGGATCGAAAGGTTCCCTGTGGGAGGAGGAAAACTATCAGCTGCGGGATTCATTCACCTTAGAGTGGACATTCAGAAGCGTGAACTACGAAGGTAGGAGCGAGGGTGGTTTGGCATTCTGGTTTTTGAACCCTAACGGGAAGAGCGATCTGACGGACAAGACACTGTACAATGGTCCTGCCAAGTTTGATGGGCTGCAACTTTTAGTGGACAACAACGGCCCTTTGAGTTCAACCATGCGCGCACAGCTGAACGACGGCGGAGACACCTTCACCACAGCAAGCATCTACGATAGAACGTTTGCGTCGTGTCTCATGGGCTATCAGGAATCTTCGGTCCCATCAACGCTGCGTTTGACTTACGATAGGAGCAGTGATAACTTGTTGAAGCTGCAGGTTAACAATAAGATTTGTTTCCAAACGAGGAAGGTTCGGATTCCCGAGGGAGAATATCGAATTGGTGTTACAGCAGACAATGCAGACACCCCGGAATCGTTCGAGATCCTGAAAATGTCAATATATGACGGCCCTGTTGAAGATTCATATATTCCTAACGTGAACGCAATGGCGCAACCAAGAGTCTTGACCAAAGTGATCGACAAAGAAACTGGACAGGAAAAACTACTGGAGAAGGAGGCATACGAAATCGAGAACGACAAGGTCTCAAACTACGAATTATACAAGAAATTAGACAGAGTCGAGGGGAAAATCTTGGCCAATGATATCAATGCCATCGAACATGAACTGGCTGAACTTCACAGAACACAAGAAGAGCTTCTGAAGTATGTCACACAATTGACCCAGGTTCTCACGTCAAGCACACAGAAGAGTCAAACCgttgctgatgaagacagAAACAACTATGGAGACTTTCTGTCGCTGAATgaaaagctggagaaaatgCTTCTCGACcaggaaaagatcagagAGATGACAAAACATACAAGCGTAGGCCCTCACATCGATGACATTGCCAGCAAATTGGCCATTTGGCTATTTCCCTTGATCGCCATAATGCTTGTGATGGCCTACTACACCTTCAAAATTAGACAAGAGATTGTCAAAACGAAACTATTGTAA